The following proteins come from a genomic window of Daphnia carinata strain CSIRO-1 chromosome 6, CSIRO_AGI_Dcar_HiC_V3, whole genome shotgun sequence:
- the LOC132088068 gene encoding uncharacterized protein LOC132088068 → MVKFGVPTVAEAMELGREAAAFVSAKFVKPINLEFEKVYYPYLLINEKRYPGLYWTKPEKFDKMDCKGLETVRRDNCQLVANLINSWSAEKFD, encoded by the exons atggtgaaattcggtgtacccacggtggccgaagccatggaattaggccgagaagctgccgcatttgtgtcggcaaaatttgtcaaacccattaatttggaattcgaaaaagtctattacccctatttattgatcaacgaaaagag gtatccaggattgtattggaccaaacctgaaaagtttgacaaaatggattgtaagggtttagaaactgttcgtcgtgataattgtcaactcgttgccaatcttatcaatagctggtctgcagaaaagtttgattga